The Polyangium aurulentum genomic interval GTACCACTCGGCGAAGTCGAGCCCCGGACCTTCGAACCATGATCGCGAGATGTCATCGAGCGACGTCAGCTCGGCCGGGCTCACCCCGTCGTGCTCGGTCCAGTCGTACGTGGCCCCCGGATCGCTCGGGTGCACGAGCTTGCCGCCGAAGAGGCTGTCGTACTCGGCGAGCGCGCCGCCCTTCGATTCGCCGCACGACACGGCCGCGAACGACACGCCGTTCGACGCCTCGTCCATCGCGAAGCCCATCGCCGCGCGGTTCGTCATCTTCGGGATCGACGTCAGCGACAGCAGCGTGCGGAACGCGTTGTCGCGGTGGTAGTCCTCGACGATCGCCTCGGGCGACCACATCGCCCGCATGCCCGCGATCGCGGCCACCGCGTACACGTTGAGCCCCAGGATCGGCAGCGCGATGTACGGCGCCCCCTTGCGGATCGCCTCGAGCCCCGGCGGGTTGAAGCCGCCCGGGCCCATGGGCAGGCCCTTCTGGTACTCGTCCTCGGTGATCGGCGGCGCCGCCTCCCCCTCTCGACGCGAGACGCCGTCGACGAGCAAAAGCCCCGCGAGCTCGCCGTAGCCCGGCTTGCCGTCGAAGTCCCACGCGGCGTACTCCTCCGCGATCGAGGCGCCGAGCGAGTGGCCGACGAGGAACACCCGCGCCTTTCGCTCCCCCTCGTCCACCTCTTCGACCACGCGCCGCAGGTCGCCGATCGTCGTGACGATGCCCCACTCCGACGCGAAGTCGATCTGCGCCCCCGCGAGGAAGCCCTCGAACGCCTTCCCCTCCGCGGCCTCGTCCTCGAAGTAGTAGCGCCTCGCGATCTCGGGATCCTTGCGCGCCTCGGCGACGTCGAGGCCGTGGTGGTCCTCGAGCAGGTTCGAGCGGCGGTCGATCGCCCACGCCTCGAACGCGTCCTCGCCCGTCGAGCGGCGCACGATCGCGCGGGCCATCGGGTCGTAGCTCCCTGCGCCGCCGAGGAAGCCGGGCATGAGCACGGCCACGGCGCGCGCGGGGCGAGGCGGGTCGGCGTCGACGCGGTAGCGGACCACGCGCACCATGTTCAGCTCCTCCGGCGTCGCGTTGCCCGAGACCGGGTTGGGCGGGGGCGTGACCCCGCGGACGAGGAAGATCTCGCGGCGAATGCGCACCGGCCCCTCCTCGACCACCGCAGAATCAGGGGGCGGGGCGTAGGGCGTGGGCGTGGGCGCGGGCGCGGGATCACCCGAGCAGCCCGCGAGGGACGCGCCGAGCGCAAGCAGCGGGACGAGGGCAGATCGCAGGGAAAAGAAGGGCATGCGCTGCATCGTAAGGGAGGCGCGCGCGGTGAGAAGGGGCGGAGGGTGTCAGCGCCGTGCTTGACGCGCCTCGGCGTACTCGAGCGCCTCGGCGATGGTCTCTTCGTCCTCGGACAGGAGCACGCCCCCGAGCGCAGCCTTCGCGTCGGGCGCGGCCGTGAGCTCGGCGGCGGTGCGCAGGCGCTTTCGGATCTCGTCGTCCTCGCTCGCGTTGAGGGCGACGAACGCGGCCGCGCGCGCGGGCAGCGGGGCGACCGGGCTCTCGGCGATGCGCAGGAGCTTCTCGGGCGGCACGGGCGGCGTGCGCGGGTCGAGGTTCGCGCCGCTCCCCAGCGAGCGCAGGGAACGCGCCCACTCGAGGTGCGAGCGGTTGCGGCGTGCGAGGGCCTCGGGCGGGCCCTCCTGGCGCTGCGACTTGAAGTCCTCGGCCGCGGTGCGGATCAACGTGAGCAACGCGTCGCGCTCGGCCCAGCGCTCGCGGAAGACGCTCGTGCCGAGGTCGACGAGCCCGCCGGAGCGCAGGGCGATGCTGATGCACGGGTGACGGACCGAGAAACCCTCGAGGGCGGTCACCTGCGCGATGTCGACGTACGGGATGAACCGCGTGCCGATCCAGGAGATGAGCAGGCCGTCCTCGCCGACCACGAGGCGGCGCGGCAGGAGCACGAAGAAGGCGAAGGCGATCCCGACCGCGAGCGCGATCATCATCGCGCCCGGCGCGGGGCGCTGGAGCACGGGGCGCAGGAGGATCGCGAGGAGGATCGCGCCGGCGATCGCGCCCGTGGGCATCAGCGGCGAGGGCAGCGAGAAGACGGCGGGCTCGCCTGGCGTGCGGCCGAGGTCGCGCAGGATGAGGGCCTTGCGGTGCGCGGTGGGGCGGACGGCCGCCGCGCTTCGCGACCCCTCACTGCCGTGGTCACGCCGTCGCATCGCTCGGATCCATTAGCCCGGCGGGGGCCTCGACGCACCTGGTTCACCCTCCGCGGCGGGTTTGCACGGGCGAGTTGACGGTGCCCCGGCCCGCTCCTTAACGTCGTGCGATGCCTTTTGCGCGGGCGCTGATCGTGCTCCTCGGCGCCCCTGCGGCCCTCGCGCTGGCGGGGCGCGCGCAGGCAGCCGAGCGGGTTGCGCTGGCGTGGGCCGCGCCCGAGGGATGTCCCA includes:
- a CDS encoding alpha/beta fold hydrolase, with the translated sequence MPFFSLRSALVPLLALGASLAGCSGDPAPAPTPTPYAPPPDSAVVEEGPVRIRREIFLVRGVTPPPNPVSGNATPEELNMVRVVRYRVDADPPRPARAVAVLMPGFLGGAGSYDPMARAIVRRSTGEDAFEAWAIDRRSNLLEDHHGLDVAEARKDPEIARRYYFEDEAAEGKAFEGFLAGAQIDFASEWGIVTTIGDLRRVVEEVDEGERKARVFLVGHSLGASIAEEYAAWDFDGKPGYGELAGLLLVDGVSRREGEAAPPITEDEYQKGLPMGPGGFNPPGLEAIRKGAPYIALPILGLNVYAVAAIAGMRAMWSPEAIVEDYHRDNAFRTLLSLTSIPKMTNRAAMGFAMDEASNGVSFAAVSCGESKGGALAEYDSLFGGKLVHPSDPGATYDWTEHDGVSPAELTSLDDISRSWFEGPGLDFAEWYFPARLSLDAQAASTLVLKPGDWAHDTHGMRAMHGAAMDLPIMGAVAGLVGDLAALDSLRALVASTPIGPGRPLAGKPRTDTDAFAVIDITSFTHIDPLSGTDSPGSDVTKWYDSVVAWMSKNSPPGGVVLTPTAP